The Bacillus carboniphilus genome contains a region encoding:
- the mnmA gene encoding tRNA 2-thiouridine(34) synthase MnmA has protein sequence MEKSRENTRVVVGMSGGVDSSVTALLLKEQGYDVVGIFMKNWDDTDENGVCTATEDYNDVIRVCNQIGIPYYAVNFEKQYWNKVFTYFLDEYKAGRTPNPDVMCNKEIKFKAFLEHALQLGADYVATGHYARVARENGEVKLLRGVDNNKDQTYFLNQLSQEQLQKVMFPIGELEKKEVREKAKEADLATATKKDSTGICFIGERDFKEFLSQYLPAQPGDMRTLSGEKVGKHDGLMYYTIGQRHGLGIGGAGEPWFVVGKNVETNTLYVGQSFENDSLYSDSIIATDVNWIPVGDMPETFECTAKFRYRQPDHPVTVQKLDDGSVKVIFHGPVRAVTPGQSVVFYRDEECLGGGTIDQIFKDNKILDYVG, from the coding sequence ATGGAAAAAAGTCGTGAAAATACAAGAGTAGTGGTAGGGATGTCAGGTGGAGTTGATTCATCTGTAACGGCTTTACTACTGAAAGAGCAAGGCTATGACGTGGTCGGGATCTTCATGAAAAACTGGGATGATACAGATGAAAATGGAGTATGTACGGCCACCGAGGATTACAACGATGTAATACGAGTATGTAACCAAATAGGTATACCTTATTACGCAGTAAACTTTGAAAAGCAATACTGGAATAAAGTCTTTACGTATTTCTTGGACGAGTATAAGGCGGGAAGAACGCCAAATCCGGATGTCATGTGTAATAAGGAAATAAAGTTTAAGGCTTTTCTAGAGCATGCTCTTCAACTGGGAGCTGACTATGTGGCAACCGGTCACTATGCAAGAGTAGCTAGAGAGAATGGGGAAGTTAAGCTATTACGTGGTGTGGATAATAACAAAGACCAAACGTATTTCCTAAATCAACTTTCTCAAGAGCAGCTTCAAAAAGTCATGTTCCCGATCGGAGAACTGGAGAAAAAAGAAGTCCGAGAAAAAGCAAAGGAAGCGGACCTTGCTACCGCTACTAAAAAAGATAGTACAGGTATTTGTTTTATCGGTGAGCGTGATTTCAAGGAATTCTTAAGTCAGTATCTACCAGCGCAACCTGGTGATATGAGAACATTATCTGGTGAAAAAGTTGGGAAGCATGATGGCTTGATGTACTACACCATTGGACAACGCCATGGTTTAGGAATTGGTGGAGCGGGTGAACCTTGGTTTGTAGTGGGTAAAAATGTTGAAACGAATACTCTCTATGTTGGGCAAAGCTTCGAAAATGATTCCTTATATTCCGATTCCATCATTGCGACAGACGTTAATTGGATTCCAGTTGGTGACATGCCAGAAACGTTTGAATGTACGGCGAAATTCCGATATCGTCAGCCAGACCACCCAGTGACGGTACAAAAATTAGATGACGGCTCAGTAAAGGTCATATTCCATGGTCCAGTGCGTGCCGTTACCCCAGGGCAATCTGTTGTATTCTATCGTGATGAAGAATGTCTAGGTGGCGGAACGATTGATCAAATTTTTAAAGATAATAAAATACTTGATTACGTTGGTTAA